GTATTAAGTGATCCACGTCTTCGTGATTTAATGGACATAAAATTATTTGTCGATACTGATGCTGATTTACGTATTATTCGTCGTATTTTAAGGGATATTAATGAACGAGGACGCTCAATGGATTCTGTTATTGAGCAATATCTATCCGTTGTCCGACCAATGCATAATCAATTTATAGAACCAACAAAACGCTATGCTGATATTATTATTCCTGAAGGTGGACAAAATGAAGTAGCTATTGATTTGATGGTTACAAAAATAAAAACAATCCTTGAAACTGATAGTATTGTGTAATATCATGGTAATTGATTAGCAAATATACTTTTTGAAACTATGTCGCATTCTTTATGAAGTTGTGACATAGTATTTTTATTAAGTTAGGTAATGTTTAACTTTTACTATTGTAGAGAAGTAGCGATACTCCTGCCGAAAAAATAGCCAAGCGAGATCTTCAATTGTACTGGTATGGCTAAGAAGTTTGTATGATTCGTCAGAAAGGAAGCGGATTTTTTACAAAAAGTATAAAGAACAGAACCTTTTAAGTAAGATGTAACTTAAGGAGTGAACACTATTGTCAACAGAAAAACAATATCCAATGACTGCTGCAGGTAAGCAAAAATTGGAAGAAGAATTAGAATACTTAATTTCTACAAAACGTAAAGAAGTCGTAGAACGTATTAAGATTGCACGTGGTTTCGGTGACCTTTCCGAAAACTCTGAATACGATGCAGCAAAAGACGAACAAGGTTTCGTTGAAGGTCGTATTTCACTTCTTCAAACAATGATTCGTAATGCAATGATTATTGAAGAAGGCACAAGTGCTTCTGATGTTGTTACAATTGGTCGTACAGTAACTTTTAAAGAACTTCCTGATGAAGATGAAGAAACTTATACAATCGTAGGTTCTGCTGAAGCAGATCCATTTGAAGGTCGTATTTCAAACGATTCTCCAATTGCTAAAGGATTATTAGGCAATAAAGTTGGAGATAGAGTGAAAATTTCTACTCCCGGTGGAGATATGGATGTTGAAATTATTTCAATAAAATAACTATTCACTAGTAAGAAGCTCACCTATTTTAGGTGGGCTTTTTGTTTAGAATATTATCTATCAATCGGTCATATAAATGACATTAGTCGTGTTTTTGACAAGGGCTAGATGGCTTTTCCGATTGTATGTTATGATAATCTTACAGACGAGGATATAACCTTAATCCTGTTAGTTTATAAAGAGAAAGTTTAGGGGGGATACATATGGCTGAAATAGGACGTCGATATAACCCAAAAGATAAAAAGCCAAATAACACAGGAAAGCGCAAAATGGATAAAATTTTAAATGTGCTAATTGGTATTGTGGTCGTTCTTATACTTATTGTTGCTGGATTTATCGTTATTGGGGGCTCTAACAACAAAAAATCTGCAAATGATCACAAAGTCGAACAAAACGTAGACAATCAAGAGAAAGATCAAAATATAGTAGAAAAAGATTCGAAAGAAATAGAAAAAGAGAAGGCAAAAGAAGCTGAAAAAGCAAAAGCAGATTCAGAAATAGATAATCAGCAAAACCAAAATGATTCTACTTCTTTAACCAATCAAGATACTACGAATTCTAACGATCAAAATAGTACTACCGAATCGACTGATCCCAACAGTAATACTTCATCAACTGATATTTCTGCAAATGCCGATACTAACTATGGCGAAAGCAAAACTGCTTCTACTGAATCATCTAATGATCCAAATGTAGAAAAAGTAATTACTGACTCAAATTGGAAGCCAACAAAAACGGCTCAAAAAGACAGCGGCAGTACACATACTTCAAGTTACAATCAAAATTCTGTAGACTGGAAAGAAAAAATTACAACAATTGCAAATACTACAGGACTTGATGAAAAAGATATGATTGTATGGTATGTAAAAAATGGTGGTAGTCCTGATACTTCTATAGGTATTGTTTCATCGAAAGATAAAAAGAAAAATTTCCGTGTTACGTTGAAATGGGTATCAAATGAAGGCTGGCAACCAACAAAATTAGAAGTACTAAAATCATACAAGGGAGCATATTAATATGCTAAGACGGTTATCCGATTCTTGACGGATAGCCGTCTTTTGTTTATCTTGAGAATAGCGTCATAAAAGAGAGGAAGAATTATATGAAGATTGCCGTAATTGGTGCAATGGAAGAAGAAGTTGAACTATTAAGAAATACACTTGAAAATACTTCGACAAAAACTATTGCGAATAGTGAATATACAGAAGGTACATATGCAGGACATCATGTTATTTTACTAAAAAGTGGAATTGGTAAAGTGAATGCAGCAATGTCTACAACCATTTTACTCCATGAATATAAACCGGATGTTGTGATTAATACTGGGTCTGCAGGTGGATATGATCAGAATTTAGAAGTAGGTGCAATTGTCATTTCTGATGAAGTTCGTCATCATGATGTAGATGCAACAATCTTTGGCTATGAAATGGGACAAGTACCACAAATGCCAATAGCTTATAAATCAGACGAAAAATTAATGAAATTGGCTGAAGAGGCTGTAACAGAAATTGGCGAACACCAATACGCAGTTGGTTTAATAACAACTGGTGATTCATTTATGAATGACCCTGAACGAGTTGAGACAGTACGAGGATTTTTCCCTACAATGAAAGCTGTCGAAATGGAAGCGGCAGCAGTGGCACAGGTTTGTTATCAATTTGGCACACCTTTTGTTGTTATTCGTGCATTGTCTGATATTGCAGGTAAAGAATCAAATATTAGCTTTGATGAATTTTTACCAGTTGCAGCTAAGCACTCAACACAGATTGTATTAAAAGTGATTTCTAAATTATAGAGTTGTCATCATTTTGTCATACATTTGACAGTAGATGTTCAAAAAGGCTCAGTTTTAATATGTCTATAGAGTGATATGATAAAGGTAGTTAAGTTACTTCATTCTAAGGATGTTGGGAGGGGCTAATATGACATTCATGATGGTAGCTGCGGTAGCTATTACAGCTGTCTTAAGTCTAGTTATGGTATCCGAAGTTTCAACAAACTAAAAGTAATGCGCAATATGTAAGATTCATGTGATTGAGATTTAAATTTAGTATGAAATTTCATAATGTAAAATCTAAATACAATATCATCTAAGTTGAAGTGGAAATAGCGTAGAGCGCCCCCGGAAAGCGTAGCTAATTCCACTTCATTCAATAGCAGATATGTCGTATTTTTTATCAGAACTCTATTTTAAAATTGATTTAGGTTGTAAAGCAAAAGAAATAGTGGGAAACAAAAAAGAGTTACCCAAAACATTGGGTGACTCTTTTTTATGTTTTTTAGGATTTCTTTCGTTTAAAATGTTGATACAATTTTATTAGAGCTCTTTTTTCAATTCTACTTACGTAACTTCTAGAAATATTCATTTCTTGAGCAATCTCTTTTTGCGTTTTTGCGTCTTGTTGCCCAAGACCATAGCGTTGTTGTATGATGGATAATTCTCTTTCGTCAAGTAAATCTAGATGTTCATAAAGTCTTTGTTCTTCTTCGCGTCTTTCAATTTGTTGCTCAGTTGAAGGATCATCACTTTGGAGAAAGTCAGCAATTTCAAGAGGATTTCCATCTTTATCCGAGCCAATCGTTTCATAAAGTGATACATCCTTTTGTACTTTTTTCTGACTTCTCAAATGCATTAAGATTTCGTTTTCAATACAACGAGCAGCATAAGTCGCTAACCTTGTTTTTTTCTGTGGTGTAAAGCTTGCAACTGCCTTCATTAAACCAATGGTTCCAATAGAGATATAATCATCTAATTGTTCATGTTTCGGATGGAATTTCTTGACGACGTGAGCAACCAGCCGCATATTTCTTTCGATAAGCTCTAGTTTTGCCGATTCATCACCGTTTAAAAACCGCTCAAGACATTCTGCTTCTTCTTCCTTTGTAAAGGGCTGTGGGAATGATTGGCCTTTTAAATAGCCAAGAATGACAGGGAAATCAACCCAAAGTTGTAGGATGGCCGTTAAAAGGGTACTGATTGTCGTCATCCTTTCATGATTGTTAATAATACAACATATGATATGAATTCCCTTTTTACAACAAAAAATGACCTGCAAAGGCAGATCATTTGAAAATATTCTTTAAACTTTTTTTAATGAAAATGTACTAATCATAAGAATTGATAAGAGCGGGAATAAGAACATATAAAATGCTGCTGATACAATAGAGATGAAGAAGAAGGATACAGTTAAAATGGCACCCGCAGCCGTAATGGGTAAACCTGAGAAGTATCCATTAGATTCAGTAATATTAAATCGAGCAAGTCTAAATGCGCCACAGGCAATGTATAAAACAGTAACAATCATTCCGATTGTACCATAGTCTTTTAAAGTCATTTCATACATCAATAACGCAGGAGCTACACCAAATGATATAATATCACTCATGGAATCTAACTGCTTTCCTAACTCTGACTCTTGATTAAATTTCCGTGCTATTTTACCATCATAACGATCTAAAAAAGCGGCAATGAAAATAAACAAGACTGCATAGTTATATGATTCATTAATGGTGGACATGATTGATGCTCCACCGAATGAGATATTTCCGATTGTGATTAAGTTAGCTAAATGTGTTTTCATTTTTTTTATTGTGGTATCCACTTTATGAATAAGAAACAATGGACAGCACTCCTTTATTGTTCAGTATTTTAACATTATACTGCTTTTTGGGGGTAACTGTAAAACTTTTTAAAAATGAGGTATTAAATTTGATTAGACAAAAACTTTATCGATCAGTAGTAGAATTAACAAATGGGAGATGGTCATCCTTTCTATTACAGCATTTTACGACATCGAAAATAAGTAAAAAATTAATTTCTTCGTACATTAAGGTATACGGAATTAAACTAGATGAGGTTTCAGAAAAACGTGAATCCTTTCAAAATCTTCAAGAATTTTTTATTCGGCGACTAAGTGAAAACGCACGAAATATTGCCAAAGAGAAACAGGTATATACGAGTCCTGTTGATGCGAAAATAGAATCATTTGGTGATATTGAAAAAAATACAATTTTTTATGTCAAAGGAAAAACATATGACTTAAAGGATTTACTTGGAAAGGATGAAATAGTAAATCGTTATTTAAATGGAAAATATATTGTGTTTTATTTAAGCCCTGCTGATTATCACCGTTTTCATAGCCCAATTGATGCTACGGTGATTAGACAATATACTCTTGGTAAAAAATCATATCCAGTTAATAGCTTAGGCTTAACTTATGGTAACCAACCTATTTCAAAAAATTACCGACAAATTTCGGAGTTAGTTACTGAAAATGGATCACATTGTGCATTTATTAAAGTTGGTGCGATGTTTGTAAATTCAATTCATATCACAAATACATCCGATCATTGGCATAAAGGTGAAGAAGTTGGGTTTTTTGGGTTTGGTTCAACAGTTGTTTTGTTATTTAACGAAAACAGCATCGAATTTTTGGAGAATGTTGTACAAGGTACGCATATCCAGGTGGGTCAAGCCTTCGCACATATGTTATAATTTAAAAAGTTAGCTGTAGCACGTTAATCTAGAAGTATTATTAAGAATAGGGGAAGAAATTTGTATAAATTGATTATGCCGAAGGAATTTGTTATTTCAATTTTTGAGATAACACCGGAAAAGTTAAAGCAAATGGGCATCAAAGGGATTATTACAGATCTAGATAACACATTAGTTGAATGGGATCGAGCAGATGCAACAGAAGAACTAATCGAATGGTTCAAGAAAATGCATGATGCTGGAATTCAAATTGTTATTTTGTCTAACAATAAAGAACCTCGTGTCAAAAAATTTGCTGATCCACTAGGGATTCCTTATATATTTAAAGCTCAAAAACCACTTACTAGAGGATTTAAAAGAGCACTTGAGCTACTTGACATGAAACCTGAAGAAGTGCTGATGCTAGGCGATCAAATGTTAACGGATATGATGGGTGCAAATCGAAGTAAATTGCACACCATATTAGTAAAGCCTGTTGCACAATCAGATGGTTTTATAACACGATTTAATCGTTTTATTGAGCGACGTGTTTATAAATATTTAAGTAAAAAAGGTATTAAAACTTGGGAGGAAAAATAATGAACGAAATGCCACAATGTATCGGCTGTGGTACAAAAATCCAGACAGAAGACAAAAATGCACCAGGATATGCACCTGCATCCTCATTAGAAAAAGAAGAGGTCATTTGCCAACGTTGCTTCCGTTTGAAAAACTACAATGAACTTCAACCAGTATCATTAACAGATGATGATTTCCTACGTATTTTAAATGGTCTAGGAAAAAATAAAGGGTTAATTGTGAAAATTGTAGATATTTTTGACTTTAATGGTAGTTGGTTGCCAGGTTTACATCGTTTTGTTGGGAACAATCAGGTTCTACTAATTGCCAATAAAGCTGACTTACTTCCTAAATCTGTAAAAAAACAAAAAGTAATCAATTGGTTAAAACGCGAAGCGAAAGCATTAGGTCTTAAACCAATTGATGTATTACTTGTCAGTGCCCATAAAGGAAAAGGCATGGAAGAAGCTATGCAAGCAATCGACGAATACCGTAGAGGACAGGACGTTTATGTTGTTGGATGTACAAATGTTGGAAAATCAACGTTTATTAATCGTATTATCAAACAAGCTACAGGTGCAGGAGATATTATTACAACATCCTACTTCCCCGGTACAACTCTTGATATGATTGGGATTCCTTTAGATGATGGTCATGCAATTTATGATACTCCTGGAATCATAAATCATCATCAAATGGCACATTATTTAGATCCATCTGAATTGAAATATATTATGCCTAAAAAAGAAATCAAACCAAAAGTATTCCAACTAAATGCTGAACAAACATTGTTTATCGGTGCTTTAGCTCGTTTTGATTTTATACAAGGAATGAGATCAGCATTTACAGTTCATATTGCAAATGATTTGAATATTCACCGTACAAAATTAGATAATGCAGATGAATTATATGCAAATCATAAAGGCGAATTACTTTCTCCACCATCTGAAAAGTATATTAATCAACTACCAAAATTAGTACGACATGAATTTTCGATTAAAGAAGCAAAAACAGATATCGTATTTTCTGGTCTTGGATGGATTACGATTCAAAATCCAAATGTAG
This window of the Rummeliibacillus pycnus genome carries:
- the greA gene encoding transcription elongation factor GreA, whose amino-acid sequence is MSTEKQYPMTAAGKQKLEEELEYLISTKRKEVVERIKIARGFGDLSENSEYDAAKDEQGFVEGRISLLQTMIRNAMIIEEGTSASDVVTIGRTVTFKELPDEDEETYTIVGSAEADPFEGRISNDSPIAKGLLGNKVGDRVKISTPGGDMDVEIISIK
- a CDS encoding YrrS family protein; protein product: MAEIGRRYNPKDKKPNNTGKRKMDKILNVLIGIVVVLILIVAGFIVIGGSNNKKSANDHKVEQNVDNQEKDQNIVEKDSKEIEKEKAKEAEKAKADSEIDNQQNQNDSTSLTNQDTTNSNDQNSTTESTDPNSNTSSTDISANADTNYGESKTASTESSNDPNVEKVITDSNWKPTKTAQKDSGSTHTSSYNQNSVDWKEKITTIANTTGLDEKDMIVWYVKNGGSPDTSIGIVSSKDKKKNFRVTLKWVSNEGWQPTKLEVLKSYKGAY
- the mtnN gene encoding 5'-methylthioadenosine/S-adenosylhomocysteine nucleosidase; the protein is MKIAVIGAMEEEVELLRNTLENTSTKTIANSEYTEGTYAGHHVILLKSGIGKVNAAMSTTILLHEYKPDVVINTGSAGGYDQNLEVGAIVISDEVRHHDVDATIFGYEMGQVPQMPIAYKSDEKLMKLAEEAVTEIGEHQYAVGLITTGDSFMNDPERVETVRGFFPTMKAVEMEAAAVAQVCYQFGTPFVVIRALSDIAGKESNISFDEFLPVAAKHSTQIVLKVISKL
- the sigK gene encoding RNA polymerase sporulation sigma factor SigK — its product is MSTLLTAILQLWVDFPVILGYLKGQSFPQPFTKEEEAECLERFLNGDESAKLELIERNMRLVAHVVKKFHPKHEQLDDYISIGTIGLMKAVASFTPQKKTRLATYAARCIENEILMHLRSQKKVQKDVSLYETIGSDKDGNPLEIADFLQSDDPSTEQQIERREEEQRLYEHLDLLDERELSIIQQRYGLGQQDAKTQKEIAQEMNISRSYVSRIEKRALIKLYQHFKRKKS
- the pssA gene encoding CDP-diacylglycerol--serine O-phosphatidyltransferase produces the protein MFLIHKVDTTIKKMKTHLANLITIGNISFGGASIMSTINESYNYAVLFIFIAAFLDRYDGKIARKFNQESELGKQLDSMSDIISFGVAPALLMYEMTLKDYGTIGMIVTVLYIACGAFRLARFNITESNGYFSGLPITAAGAILTVSFFFISIVSAAFYMFLFPLLSILMISTFSLKKV
- a CDS encoding phosphatidylserine decarboxylase translates to MRQKLYRSVVELTNGRWSSFLLQHFTTSKISKKLISSYIKVYGIKLDEVSEKRESFQNLQEFFIRRLSENARNIAKEKQVYTSPVDAKIESFGDIEKNTIFYVKGKTYDLKDLLGKDEIVNRYLNGKYIVFYLSPADYHRFHSPIDATVIRQYTLGKKSYPVNSLGLTYGNQPISKNYRQISELVTENGSHCAFIKVGAMFVNSIHITNTSDHWHKGEEVGFFGFGSTVVLLFNENSIEFLENVVQGTHIQVGQAFAHML
- a CDS encoding YqeG family HAD IIIA-type phosphatase; the encoded protein is MPKEFVISIFEITPEKLKQMGIKGIITDLDNTLVEWDRADATEELIEWFKKMHDAGIQIVILSNNKEPRVKKFADPLGIPYIFKAQKPLTRGFKRALELLDMKPEEVLMLGDQMLTDMMGANRSKLHTILVKPVAQSDGFITRFNRFIERRVYKYLSKKGIKTWEEK
- the yqeH gene encoding ribosome biogenesis GTPase YqeH — encoded protein: MNEMPQCIGCGTKIQTEDKNAPGYAPASSLEKEEVICQRCFRLKNYNELQPVSLTDDDFLRILNGLGKNKGLIVKIVDIFDFNGSWLPGLHRFVGNNQVLLIANKADLLPKSVKKQKVINWLKREAKALGLKPIDVLLVSAHKGKGMEEAMQAIDEYRRGQDVYVVGCTNVGKSTFINRIIKQATGAGDIITTSYFPGTTLDMIGIPLDDGHAIYDTPGIINHHQMAHYLDPSELKYIMPKKEIKPKVFQLNAEQTLFIGALARFDFIQGMRSAFTVHIANDLNIHRTKLDNADELYANHKGELLSPPSEKYINQLPKLVRHEFSIKEAKTDIVFSGLGWITIQNPNVVVAAYAPEGVEVQVRPSLI